Genomic segment of Panicum virgatum strain AP13 chromosome 9N, P.virgatum_v5, whole genome shotgun sequence:
tttttattttctgaaAACTGACACGTGGGGCCTGCTGGTCAGCGACACGCTGAGGCTAACGTGTGGGCCCGCCGGACCCACGGATCGTTGACCGGTCAACGCTGACGGCAGCATGGgcccatgctgacgtcagcagagcCGAGCCCCGGGATGACGTCATACTGATGtcagcatgccacgtggcatgccCAGAGGCCGCCATGTGTCCCTGGATTctttttattttccaaaaaatcatTTCTTAATTTCAGAAATCCTTTTTAACTTcgaaaattcataataaatcaactggagctccaaaaattatgaaaccagcttcataatttttctaaaaacacgATCTACACATTAGAATAGGTTTTTAGTGCTATTTGGGTCTTATTTGAAAGTTTTTTTTGTGTATTTGCATCTTGGCTCCTATATTTATACGTAATTACGAATAGGACCCGCCACCGAGGAGCTGATCGAGGGCCAGGAATACCAGGAGGCCCAGGAGTTCTTCGAAGAACCACCAGGTTCACACCCATCTTTTCAAACATATTGTGATGCCTTCTCTTCCGTCACTAGTTAATGATATCCAATTTCATCATTATTAAACCTCCAAAACAACAGCATGTGAAGATGGAATTTTCAAGTTTTGTGATAAATGAAACGTGATAGAAGACAGAGTTTCTTGAAATGTTCCATGGTCTGTTTGCGTCCGTTGGCTTTAGCCACAGCCATCTCAGTCGATGGGTTCAGGCTGCGATCCTTTCAGCATCCATGAGCATATGATGATCGATGTCGATGGGCAAGTCAAGGGCCGTCTATGCTGTTGATGATCATATAGTGATATTCATGATAGTAGTTTCTGCCGTTCGATTGGATGGGTATAGAAATATATATGTTGCATATACTGGTAGGATCATGCATGGTAGTTTTGTTTGAGGCAATACCTGCTTGATACAATTCTTGTGATTGAATCAATCTCTTCGAATATTATGACTTACTGTATAAGTGAGGTGTTGAACTGTGACTATTGGTAGTTTGATCCACACTCTGGAAAAGAACTTATATATATGGGGCACAAATAATTATATTAAATGGCACAAtgataaaaaaaaggagaaaatatCCATGTATTAAAAACATTGGACTTGATGTATAGTAAGTATTTCATTGTTATTACATGGTGACGACCGGTGGGCTGAGGGGATCGTCGGATGCTATTTGCCGGCCGCCTCCTTTATTGATTCATGAGCGCCTCCTGATTGTCGTGTCAGGCGCTAATTAATATAAGTAACAATTAATTCTttctctcactcactcactcactcaagtTGCTTgtaacaaaagaagaaaaaaacaaaattgatGATGGAAAATAAAGATCGTCGCGCCTCGATCGGACGATAGATAGATGATGATGGATGGATCAGAACTGGAGCTTGGAGGGGTAGACGGTGTCGGGCTTCCAGCCTTCGGGGATGACGTCCTCCTGCTCGAGCTTCTTGCCTCCCTCGCTGGTGATGCGGACGGAGatggggcccttgatgggcttGGGGGTGTCGATCCTCCAGATGGCGCCCCAGGAGTGCTTGAGGGACTGGTACTCCTTGGcgcccttctccttgatgtcgACGCCGATGATGtcaccgtcgccggcggcgtactTGACGAGCATTGCCAGGTAGTTGGGGTTGCAGCCCTTCTCGATGTGGAAGGCGATCTTGGTGTCGGCCGGGTACTTGCACTTGACGCGGCGGAACTGCATGTCGATGATGCCCGCCTTGCGCagcttctcctcctcccccttcttGGCCATGGCGCCGAAGGCCGTGCCGGCCAGGTCGAAGTGGTAGGCGGCGATGGGCTCGTAGTTCATGTCGGTGATGTAGACGATggcgggctcgccggagcac
This window contains:
- the LOC120687651 gene encoding expansin-B11-like, whose translation is MELLGDACSPDMGGAPCVGLSPVSINTPPRTRPIHRSQASHAAESDRNKLRSSMAALRAVAVAAVVAALVGGAWCGPPKVPPGKNISAECDGKWLDAKATWYGKPTGAGPDDNGGACGYKDVNKAPFNSMGACGNSPIFKDGLGCGSCYEIKCDKPAECSGEPAIVYITDMNYEPIAAYHFDLAGTAFGAMAKKGEEEKLRKAGIIDMQFRRVKCKYPADTKIAFHIEKGCNPNYLAMLVKYAAGDGDIIGVDIKEKGAKEYQSLKHSWGAIWRIDTPKPIKGPISVRITSEGGKKLEQEDVIPEGWKPDTVYPSKLQF